GAATCCCTTTCGCAATCAACTGGCCCTTCTCCGGCAATGTCTTGACGAGCGAGTCGAGTCCGATGTGACCGCCCTCGCGAACCTTGAGCGCGGCGCCGAACATCGCGATCAGGATCACCAGCAACAATGCGATGGGCTCGACGTAATCGGGTGCGTCGCTAAACACGTAGCGCATCACCACGCTATAAATCACGAGCAGGCAAAGTGCGGCGAGGCTCAACGACGCCACGACCAGCAGCACGCGAAAAAGAAAATCATTTGGGCGTTTCAGGAAACTCATGACCCTGTCCTTGCTTACGACCGACTTATGCTTGAAATTCAGCCGTCCCGACGAGACGCCATCTGTACACACGCGCGCGCCATCGCGCGACGGACGGTCTCGCGAGTTTCCTCGCGGGACCAGTCACGCCGCTGCTGCGATAAACGTTGCTGATGCTGATTGCGTCCGGGACGCGAGACTTACTTGACTGCTTCGATCTCGTCGACGATCTGCTTCATCTGCGGAGTCTTTTCGTACTTCGCCCACACAGGCTGCATCACCTTCACGAAAGCCGCACGGTCGATCTGCGAAGCCGTGACGATCGTTGCGCCACCCTTCGTGACGGCCTTCGCCGCGTCGGCTTCACGCGCGGTCCACAGCTTCTGGTAGTACGGCACCGAGTCAGCCGCGGCCTTCTTGATGATCTGCTGCTCTTGCGGCGACAGCGTGTCCCACACCTTCTTCGAGAACACCAGCACTTCCGGCGTCATCGAATGCTGGGTTTCCGAGTAGACCTGCGCGACTTCGAAATGCTTGGTCTCGTCGTACGACGGCAGGTTGTTTTCGGCGC
The genomic region above belongs to Paraburkholderia sp. HP33-1 and contains:
- a CDS encoding TRAP transporter small permease, with protein sequence MSFLKRPNDFLFRVLLVVASLSLAALCLLVIYSVVMRYVFSDAPDYVEPIALLLVILIAMFGAALKVREGGHIGLDSLVKTLPEKGQLIAKGIQHLCLIAFAVAVFIGCFEMAETTMGDRIPIIGVPEGVRYVIPIIASVCIALFSIEHLLELFSGKKREEPALELSATE